ACTACAAACTCACCGCTTAATACGCGACGGGTGTATATATTTGACGTATATGGTTCGAAACATTCGTTATTACCCAGGATCTGAGATGTAGAAGCTGTCGGCATGGGCGCAAGTAACAATGAGTTCCGTACGCCATGCTTTTTGATCTCTTCTTTCAGTGATGCCCAATCCCAGCGTGCGGATGGAGTTACACCCCACATGTCATACTGGAGGATACCTTTTGATACAGGAGAACCTGCATATGTTTCGTAAGCGCCGTCTTTTATTGCCAGGTCCTTAGAGGCTGTTAAGGCAGCAAAGTAGATAGTCTCAAAGATTTCGCTATTCAGTTTTTTCGCTTCTTCGCTTTCAAACGGATAACGCATCAGAATGAACGCATCAGCAAGTCCCTGTACCCCGAGACCGATCGGACGGTGGCGCATGTTACTGTTACGTGCTTCTTCTACGGGGTAGAAGTTATTATCGATGATACGGTTCAGGTTCAGTGCTGCCTGGTAAGTTACTTCATACAGCTTCTCATGATCGAATTTTCCATCAATTACGAAGCGTGGCAACGCCAGTGAAGCAAGGTTACATACAGCTACTTCATTTGCATCAGTATATTCGATGATTTCAGTACACAGATTAGAACTCTTGATGGTACCCAGATTCTGCTGGTTCGATTTACGGTTGGCCGAATCTTTATACAACAGATAAGGATTGCCTGTTTCAATTTGTGCATCCAGAATAGAGAACCACAGGTCTTGTGCTTTTACGGTCTTACGTGCACGGTTTTCTGATTCATATTTTGTATAGAGTTTTTCAAATTCTTCGCCCCAGCATTCATGCAGGCCTGGTGCTTCATGAGGGCAGAAGAGACTCCATTCCCCATTTTCTTCTACGCGCTTCATGAACAGGTCTGGTACCCATAATGCATAGAACAGATCTCTTGCACGCATTTCCTCTTTACCATGGTTCTTACGCAGGTCCAGAAATTCAAAGATATCGGCATGCCATGGTTCCAGGTAAATAGCGAAAGCGCCTTTACGTTTACCACCACCCTGGTCTACATAACGTGCAGTATCGTTAAATACGCGTAGCATAGGGATGATGCCATTGGATGTACCATTAGTGCCACTGATGTAGGAACCTGTAGCACGAATATTGTGAATGCTCAGACCAATACCACCAGCGCTCTGGGAGATCTTCGCGGTTTGTTTTAATGTATCGTATATCCCCTCAATACTATCATCCTGCATGGTTAATAGAAAGCAGCTGGACATCTGAGGTTTAGGTGTGCCGGCATTAAAGAGGGTAGGAGTAGCATGTGTGAACCAGCGTTCGCTCATCAGGTTATACGTCTTGATGGCTGCATCGATATCTTCTTTATGGATACCGACAGATACACGCATGAGCATATGTTGAGGGCGTTCAGCCACCTTACCGTCTATTTTCAGCAGGTAAGAACGCTCCAGTGTTTTGAAACCAAAATAGTCGAAAGCAAAGTCACGATCGTAAATAATGCTGGAGTCAAGGATCTCCGCATTTTTCCTGATAATCTCATACACATCATCAGCTAATAACGGTGCAGGTTTGCCTACTTTTGGATCGACATATTCATACAGTTTTTTCATCGTTTTGGAGAATGATTTCACTGTATTTTTATGGAGATTGCTTACCGCAATACGAGAGGCAAGCAAGGCATAGTCAGGATGTTTTGTAGTAAGCGACGCTGCAGTTTCTGCGGCAAGATTATCCAGTTCGCTGGTGGTTACTCCATCATATAAACCCTGTATCACTTTTTTGGCTACGTCTATGGCATCTACGTACTCAGCATTCAGTCCATAGCACAGCTTTTCAACACGAGCAGTAATCTTGTCAAACTTAACAGCTTCTTTGTGGCCGTCGCGCTTAATTACAAACATGGTTAAATGAATTTAAGAGGTTGAGTAAAGTATTTATGAAAATGTGGTTGTCGGCAAATTCTGCAATAACATGCAATTATTATGCCTTATTAGAAATCTTCGTCCAGACTAAATGTCTGTGTGTCCTTGCCGGACATGACACCCGCTTTCTGATAGTCACCCACCCGTTTTTCGAAGAAGTTTGTCTTACCCTGCAGAGAGATCATCTCCATGAAGTCAAACGGATTTGCTGTATTGTAAATTTTAGCATATCCCAGTTCGCCTAACCAGCGGTCAGCTACGAACTCGATATATTCACTCATCAGTTTACTGTTCATACCGATCAGTGCAACCGGCAGTGCATCTATGATGAATTCTTTTTCGATAGATACTGCGTCACGTATGATGGTGTGTACCTGGTCCTGAGATAATTTGTTTTCCAGCATGCTATACAGCAGACAGGCAAATTCGCAATGCAATCCTTCATCACGGCTGATCAGCTCATTGGAAAAGGTCAGACCTGGCATTAGTCCTCTTTTCTTCAGCCAGAAGATAGAGCAGAAGCTCCCACTGAAGAAAATACCTTCTACTGCAGCAAATGCAACAAGGCGTTCAGCAAAATTGCCGTTTTCAATCCAGCGTAACGCCCATTCTGCTTTTTTTGTCACAGCTGGTACTGTTTCGATCGCATGAAACAACCGGTCTTTTTCTGCCGGATCTTTCACGTATGTATCGATCAGCAATGCATATGTTTCAGAATGGATGTTTTCCATCATGATCTGAAAACCGTAGAAACAACGCGCCTCAGGTAACTGTACCTCGCTCATGAAATTCACGGCGAGATTTTCATTCACAATACCGTCACTTGCGGCAAAAAATGCCAGTACGTGAGTAATGAAATGACGTTCCCCATCATTGAGATTATTCCAGTCCTTCATATCTGCACTTAAATCAATCTCCTCTGCTGTCCAGAAACTAGCCTCATGTTGCTTGTATTTCTCCCATACCTTCGGATAATTGATAGGCAGCAATACAAATCTGTCTTTGTTTTCCTTTAAAAGCAGTTCATTCTCTAAATTCATCGCTCAATAAATTTTATATGGTTAACGTATACAGATAGAAAGGACATGAAGGAGACGTTAACCCCCCGCAATAAATGACTAGTTTGAAACCCTTTCCTAAAACCCTTTGATACGTGAATGTGTTCCGATCGAAATTTCTTGTGCCAGCTCGGTTAGAATTAATCCTTCCCGGCCACCGGGGTGTTCGCTCATATCCCTTGGAGACTTGTTACTCGTATCGTGAACTCTTACAAATGTACACAGGAATAATACCGGTGCACTTTTTAGTTTTTAACAGACTGTGGAAAAAGAAACCGGAAATTATGAAGAGGGTGATGGAGCGTGTGCTTAGCCAGATAAGTGAAAATAAAATTCCCGGATCCGGGAATTTGCTGCGCACGAAATGACTGAGTACTGCCGTGAAACGGGAAAAATTTTGTTAAATCCGCTCTTGTTAACTGTAAGTCAGCTATTTATTCT
The DNA window shown above is from Chitinophaga agri and carries:
- a CDS encoding ribonucleoside-diphosphate reductase subunit alpha — its product is MFVIKRDGHKEAVKFDKITARVEKLCYGLNAEYVDAIDVAKKVIQGLYDGVTTSELDNLAAETAASLTTKHPDYALLASRIAVSNLHKNTVKSFSKTMKKLYEYVDPKVGKPAPLLADDVYEIIRKNAEILDSSIIYDRDFAFDYFGFKTLERSYLLKIDGKVAERPQHMLMRVSVGIHKEDIDAAIKTYNLMSERWFTHATPTLFNAGTPKPQMSSCFLLTMQDDSIEGIYDTLKQTAKISQSAGGIGLSIHNIRATGSYISGTNGTSNGIIPMLRVFNDTARYVDQGGGKRKGAFAIYLEPWHADIFEFLDLRKNHGKEEMRARDLFYALWVPDLFMKRVEENGEWSLFCPHEAPGLHECWGEEFEKLYTKYESENRARKTVKAQDLWFSILDAQIETGNPYLLYKDSANRKSNQQNLGTIKSSNLCTEIIEYTDANEVAVCNLASLALPRFVIDGKFDHEKLYEVTYQAALNLNRIIDNNFYPVEEARNSNMRHRPIGLGVQGLADAFILMRYPFESEEAKKLNSEIFETIYFAALTASKDLAIKDGAYETYAGSPVSKGILQYDMWGVTPSARWDWASLKEEIKKHGVRNSLLLAPMPTASTSQILGNNECFEPYTSNIYTRRVLSGEFVVVNKHLLKDLVELGLWDNDMKNKIITSNGSIQQIPEIPSQIKDLYKTVWEIKQRTIIDMAADRGAFICQSQSLNLFVDTPSAAKLTSMHFYAWKKGLKTGMYYLRTQAAAQAVQFTVEKQGGQQIEPMVEKKNGEVKATKTVDAKLDEVEFVEGAVCTMEEGCVTCSA
- a CDS encoding ribonucleoside-diphosphate reductase small subunit, whose product is MNLENELLLKENKDRFVLLPINYPKVWEKYKQHEASFWTAEEIDLSADMKDWNNLNDGERHFITHVLAFFAASDGIVNENLAVNFMSEVQLPEARCFYGFQIMMENIHSETYALLIDTYVKDPAEKDRLFHAIETVPAVTKKAEWALRWIENGNFAERLVAFAAVEGIFFSGSFCSIFWLKKRGLMPGLTFSNELISRDEGLHCEFACLLYSMLENKLSQDQVHTIIRDAVSIEKEFIIDALPVALIGMNSKLMSEYIEFVADRWLGELGYAKIYNTANPFDFMEMISLQGKTNFFEKRVGDYQKAGVMSGKDTQTFSLDEDF